The Clostridiisalibacter paucivorans DSM 22131 genome contains the following window.
TTGATGGATAATGAATTTTTAATAAAAGGTGCCAAAATTATTGATGGAACAGGGAAAGATATTTTAGAAGATGTCTGTATGGTAGTAGAAGAGGGAAAGATAAAGTATATAGGAAAAGAAAAAGAGTTTGGAGATGCTAAGGAAATAGAAGTATTAGATATGACAGGTAAGACTATAATGCCTGGAATGATAAATAGTCATGTACATATATTAATGGAGCCAATAGGAGATCCCTTTGGATTAATGACTGGAGAATCGGAAGCAAAGACTGTTATTAGGGGTATAAACAATCTTAAAAAACATTTGAAATCAGGAGTGACATATTTTAGAGATATGGGAGGATATCATTTCCTTGATATAGAATTGAAAAATGCTATTGAAGAAGGATTTGTGGAAGGACCTAATTTTTTGGCAAGCGGAAAGGTAATAACTATGACTGGAGGCCATGGATGGCAAATGGGAAGAGAGGTCAATGGCGCTGATGATGTGAGAAAGGGAACTAGAGAGCAATTAAAGGCAGGAGCAGATGTAATCAAGATTATGGCTACAGGAGGGGTAATGACTAAAGGTGTTGAACCGGGTTCACCACAATTAACCTTTGAAGAAATAAAAGTGGCAGTAGAAGAGGCACATAAAGCAGGAAAGAAAACTGCCAGTCATGCCCAAGGTACTCAGGGTATAAAGAATGCAGTGTTGGCAGGTATTGACTCTATTGAACATGGTATATTTTTAAATGATGAGATTATAGAGCTAATGTTGAAAAAGGGAACATATCTCGTACCTACATTGGTGGCACCACACTTTATAATAGAAAATGGAGTAGAGGCAGGGATACCTGTACATGCTGTGGAAAAATCTAAAAGGGTCATGTCTAGCCACTTTGAAAGTTTTAGAAAGGCTAAAGAGGCTGGAGTAAAGATTGCTATGGGTACAGATGCAGGTACACCTTTTAATCTTCATGATAAAAGTGCATGGGAATTAAAGCTTATGGCTGAGGCAGCGATGACAAATATGGAGGCTATAGTTTCTGCTACAAAAACGGCATCGGAACTATTAGGCGTAGATAAGACCCATGGAACATTAGAAACAGGAAAAGTAGCAGATTTTATAGTATTAAATGAAAATCCCATTGAAAACATAGATACACTGTTAGATATTTCAGAGGTTTATAAAAATGGAGTATTAGTAAAAAGTTAATAGTTATTAGCTAATAGTTAGTAGCTAGTAGTTCGTAGTTAGTAGTTTAATGAAGAAATCTGGAGGATTTCCACCATCGACTATTAACCAGTAACTATTAACTACTAACTTTTTCTATATTTTTACAAATATTATGAAAAACTCTTTTAAGTATGCTATTATGGAAAGGTACTTATCAAAGGGGTTGAGAATTTAAATGAAAAAAAGAAAGAGAAAAACAATAATATATTTATTGGCAATAATATTATTAATAGTATTTTTATATTATGAAAATAATGGAGTTACAGTATCCCATTATGATATAAAATCAGAAAGAATACCACAATCCTTTGTAGGGTTTAAGATTCTCCAAATATCTGATTTGCATAATAAGGTTTTTTTAAATAAAAACAAGGGGATATTAAAGAAGATAAGGGATGAATCTCCAGATGTGATTGTGATAACAGGAGATTTAATAGATAGAAGAAAATATAATGAAGATAACGCCATGATGTTGATAAATAGTATCAAAGATATGGCACCTATATATTATGTGACTGGAAATCATGAGGGATGGTCAGGAAAATTTTATTCATTAGAGAGAAAACTGAAGGAAAATGATGTAACTATATTAAGAAATGAATCTATAAATATTGAAAGAGATAATGATAGTATACAAATGATAGGGATTGATGATCCTGCTTTTAATACAAAGGGATATATGGAATCTTATAAAAATATAGATATCTTAAATAGTAATATGAACAATATTAAAAATCGTGATTTATATACTATATTATTATCCCATAGACCTGAAATGTTTGATTTATATGCAGATAAAGAAATAGATTTAGTATTTTCAGGTCATGCCCATGGAGGACAAATAAGGATTCCCCTGATAGGAGGATTAATTGCACCAGACCAAGGGTTATTTCCTAAATACTATCAAGGTATATATATAAAAGGAAATACATCTATGATAGTAAGTAGAGGATTAGGGAATAGTATAGTACCTCAAAGGCTTTTTAATAGGCCTGAAATAGTTGTAGTAACTTTTAAAGAGTAGTATAAGAGAGGGTACATTAATAATCTAGAGTTAGTAGCTATTAGTTGATATTAGAAATCTACGGATTTTATTATTGAACTAGTAGCTACTAATTTTTTATGTTTTTTGAAAAAGAATGTTAAAAAAGTATTGATAAAAAATGTATTAAATGTTATTATGTAATTGATAGTGATAATCACTATCAATTACATAATAAATCTTAGGAGGGATTTAGATGAAAAAATTAAATATAATATATTGGAGTGGTACAGGAAATACAGAAAAGATGGCAGAGTTGATATTAGAAGGAGCTAAAGGAGTAGATAATTTAGAAGCACAAATGATAGATGTATCTTCAGCAAGTAAAAAGGATGTAGAAGAGTGTGATTTAATAGCATTGGGATGCCCTTCTATGGGTGATGAAGTTTTAGAAGAAGGAGAGATGGAACCTTTTATGGAAAGTATAGAAGGTTCATTATCAGGTAAAAAGATAGCTCTTTTCGGTTCTTATGGATGGGGTGATGGAAAATGGATGAGAGATTGGGAAGAGAGAATGAATAATTGCGGTGGAGATTTAGTAGATGATGGTCTTATAGTAAATGGAGAACCCAGTGGTGATGCTGTAGATCAGTGCAAGGGATTAGGAAAGTTATTGGCAGAAAGTTAATAAGGAAAGTGATATAAATGTGCAAGGCGACCCATAGGAGATATTTTGAAACTATATATGGATTCCAAGATAAGGGGTATATATATTCCGTATTATTTTATAATATAGCCCCGATATTGACAAAGGATAAAGAATCAGTGCTTTTGACTTTTAGTAAAAACAGCAAAAGAAATCTGTACAGTATATGGGAAAAATATAGGAATGATATAGAGAAACAATTTGATTTAGATTTTTTTCAACTTAGGAAAACCGATAAGACATATAATATTTTATTTTACAATAAAGAAAAGCTAAAAAAGACTTTGTCTAAAAAGAGGAATAGAAGATTTCTTGAAAGATTTGGATATAATGGATTAACAGATGTAAAAGATTATTTAAGGATATTAAGCAATAGATATGAGAGGGCGTGTCCTCATGAAATAGGTATATTTTTAGGATATCCCTTAGATGATGTAGTAGAATTTATAGATTGTCCCAATAAGGAGTGTCTTTTTACAGGGTATTGGAAGGTGTATAATAATGAAGATGTTGCTAGACAAATATTTGATCATTATGATAGCATAAAAGAAAAAACTATGAATTTTATAATGGATGGACATGATTGGCATATGATTTATGATTATTTAGATAAAAAAAATATTGTCTAGCATATGAGCTCAGTTTATGAAGTACTTCATAAACTGAGTTTTTTAATATAGAAATTTTAAATATTGTGTAGTAGTGGTATAATGTTTTTATTCAAACTATTTTTATATAAATGATGGTGATAATATGAAATTAAAAAATAATAGAGTAATGGTAGGATTAAGTGGAGGCGTTGATAGCACTGTTACTGCTCATATATTGAAAAGTATGGGTTATGACGTTATAGGTATAACTATGTTGACATCTAATGAATGTGATTTTATAGAGGATGCTAAAAGGGTTTCTCAAATTCTATCTATTCCCCATTATATATTAGATATAAGAAAGGAATTCAAATCCTCTGTTATAGATAAATTTGTAGATATGTATTCACAGGGTAAAACACCGAATCCCTGTGTCATATGTAATAAGACCATTAAATTTGGAAAAATGTTGGAAATATCCAAAGAATATGGGGCCTATTATTTTGCTACAGGACACTATGCTAAAATACAATATGATAAATCTATAGATAGATATAGAATCTATAAAGGTAAGGCCAGTGGTAAAGACCAGGCATATGTGTTATATTCATTAAAACAATGTCAATTGGAACATATACTTATGCCTTTGGGACATTATCCTTCTAAAGATTATATAAGGAAGATTGCTCATGCAATATTACCTGATATTGCAAAAAAAGATGATAGCAATGGTATATGTTTTATACCAAGTGGAGACTACAAGAAGTTTTTAAAGACATACTATCCCCATATAATAAAAAAAGGTAATTTTGTAGATGTAGATGGGAATATACTGGGAAAGCATAAAGGAATAGTAAATTATACAATAGGGCAGCGAAGGGGTATTGGAGAAAGATTTAATAAGCCTATGTATGTGGTGGAGCTTGATGCCAACAATGATAGAGTTATACTGGGAGAAAACAGTGATACTTTGGCCAAGGGACTTTTGGGTATTAATCCTAATTTTATACCCTTTGATAAATTAGAAGGTAAAATGAAAGTTAGGATGAAAATTTGTCATTGGGGTTGGTATCTAAAGGGGAATATTCAAATGACCAGTGATGGCAAGGTGAAGGTATTGTTTGATAGAAAAGAGAGGGCTGTAGCCCCTGGGCAGGTGGTAGT
Protein-coding sequences here:
- a CDS encoding metallophosphoesterase; the protein is MKKRKRKTIIYLLAIILLIVFLYYENNGVTVSHYDIKSERIPQSFVGFKILQISDLHNKVFLNKNKGILKKIRDESPDVIVITGDLIDRRKYNEDNAMMLINSIKDMAPIYYVTGNHEGWSGKFYSLERKLKENDVTILRNESINIERDNDSIQMIGIDDPAFNTKGYMESYKNIDILNSNMNNIKNRDLYTILLSHRPEMFDLYADKEIDLVFSGHAHGGQIRIPLIGGLIAPDQGLFPKYYQGIYIKGNTSMIVSRGLGNSIVPQRLFNRPEIVVVTFKE
- a CDS encoding DUF3793 family protein, whose protein sequence is MCKATHRRYFETIYGFQDKGYIYSVLFYNIAPILTKDKESVLLTFSKNSKRNLYSIWEKYRNDIEKQFDLDFFQLRKTDKTYNILFYNKEKLKKTLSKKRNRRFLERFGYNGLTDVKDYLRILSNRYERACPHEIGIFLGYPLDDVVEFIDCPNKECLFTGYWKVYNNEDVARQIFDHYDSIKEKTMNFIMDGHDWHMIYDYLDKKNIV
- a CDS encoding metal-dependent hydrolase family protein, translating into MDNEFLIKGAKIIDGTGKDILEDVCMVVEEGKIKYIGKEKEFGDAKEIEVLDMTGKTIMPGMINSHVHILMEPIGDPFGLMTGESEAKTVIRGINNLKKHLKSGVTYFRDMGGYHFLDIELKNAIEEGFVEGPNFLASGKVITMTGGHGWQMGREVNGADDVRKGTREQLKAGADVIKIMATGGVMTKGVEPGSPQLTFEEIKVAVEEAHKAGKKTASHAQGTQGIKNAVLAGIDSIEHGIFLNDEIIELMLKKGTYLVPTLVAPHFIIENGVEAGIPVHAVEKSKRVMSSHFESFRKAKEAGVKIAMGTDAGTPFNLHDKSAWELKLMAEAAMTNMEAIVSATKTASELLGVDKTHGTLETGKVADFIVLNENPIENIDTLLDISEVYKNGVLVKS
- the mnmA gene encoding tRNA 2-thiouridine(34) synthase MnmA; protein product: MKLKNNRVMVGLSGGVDSTVTAHILKSMGYDVIGITMLTSNECDFIEDAKRVSQILSIPHYILDIRKEFKSSVIDKFVDMYSQGKTPNPCVICNKTIKFGKMLEISKEYGAYYFATGHYAKIQYDKSIDRYRIYKGKASGKDQAYVLYSLKQCQLEHILMPLGHYPSKDYIRKIAHAILPDIAKKDDSNGICFIPSGDYKKFLKTYYPHIIKKGNFVDVDGNILGKHKGIVNYTIGQRRGIGERFNKPMYVVELDANNDRVILGENSDTLAKGLLGINPNFIPFDKLEGKMKVRMKICHWGWYLKGNIQMTSDGKVKVLFDRKERAVAPGQVVVFYKDNEIIGGAEIETVIK
- a CDS encoding flavodoxin, giving the protein MKKLNIIYWSGTGNTEKMAELILEGAKGVDNLEAQMIDVSSASKKDVEECDLIALGCPSMGDEVLEEGEMEPFMESIEGSLSGKKIALFGSYGWGDGKWMRDWEERMNNCGGDLVDDGLIVNGEPSGDAVDQCKGLGKLLAES